One stretch of Candidatus Nitrosotenuis cloacae DNA includes these proteins:
- a CDS encoding CdvA-like protein has product MNKDEVEIIGKQVKDMYGTQMGKVIGTITDIDGSIQTVGVDCGLQGLTQVPFEQLVVQGEVVIYIPKWRLDAQRFLREKGLTIRRLKALIDIVSENDEMKDDAEIIHEKYKSKLLTLEEAEKQIASALGSRLEELGLQLKTVKTLLFDAKVQFKSNEISEAKYDLIKTHTGEIMEHIDHEKAEILNIQRRITDLSLDGVRTDVNQQVQIQQSAVSYLVTNTTQGQQVEPTPSAPSYSPEVQPSEQANHSAPSQVQPIFAHSTPSPAENREEVASANLPQPPTTNAAVKTTERSDWFAGMEAQ; this is encoded by the coding sequence ATGAACAAGGACGAAGTAGAGATTATTGGCAAGCAAGTCAAAGACATGTATGGCACCCAAATGGGTAAGGTCATCGGTACTATAACCGACATTGATGGCTCCATACAGACTGTGGGCGTTGATTGTGGTCTGCAAGGACTAACTCAAGTCCCATTTGAGCAACTAGTTGTTCAAGGCGAAGTCGTAATCTACATACCGAAATGGAGACTCGACGCACAACGATTCCTCAGAGAAAAAGGACTCACAATAAGACGACTAAAGGCGTTAATCGACATTGTCTCAGAAAACGACGAAATGAAAGATGATGCAGAAATCATCCACGAAAAATACAAGTCAAAACTGCTAACGCTAGAGGAAGCAGAAAAGCAAATCGCCTCGGCACTTGGCTCACGTCTCGAAGAGCTAGGACTGCAGCTAAAGACTGTAAAGACATTGTTGTTTGACGCAAAGGTACAGTTCAAGAGCAACGAAATCTCTGAAGCAAAATATGATCTCATAAAGACACACACTGGAGAGATAATGGAACACATCGACCATGAAAAGGCAGAGATCCTAAACATTCAGCGCAGAATAACGGATCTTTCCTTGGATGGAGTTCGCACTGATGTGAACCAGCAAGTCCAAATCCAACAATCCGCAGTTTCATATCTTGTTACAAACACAACACAGGGACAACAAGTAGAGCCAACTCCAAGTGCACCTTCCTATTCACCTGAAGTACAACCTTCAGAGCAAGCAAACCACAGCGCACCTTCACAGGTTCAGCCAATCTTTGCACATTCTACACCTTCTCCGGCCGAAAATAGGGAAGAAGTAGCTAGTGCGAATTTGCCTCAGCCACCGACGACAAACGCAGCTGTAAAAACAACTGAGAGATCAGACTGGTTTGCAGGCATGGAAGCACAGTAA
- the msrB gene encoding peptide-methionine (R)-S-oxide reductase MsrB — protein sequence MEKIEKSTEQWRQELTQDEFEVCRLKGTEPPFTGKYTYSKEDGIYRCKCCGNELFRSSTKYDSGSGWPSFWEPISENNVRYERDTKYGMVRTEVMCARCDAHLGHVFEDGPNPTGNRFCINSVSLNLEKSQAEHH from the coding sequence ATGGAAAAGATAGAAAAATCAACCGAACAGTGGAGACAAGAGCTGACCCAAGATGAATTTGAGGTATGCCGACTAAAGGGAACCGAGCCTCCATTTACTGGAAAATACACCTACTCTAAGGAAGATGGAATTTATCGCTGCAAGTGTTGTGGGAATGAGCTGTTCAGATCATCCACCAAATATGATTCTGGTTCTGGCTGGCCAAGCTTTTGGGAGCCAATCAGTGAAAATAATGTCAGATACGAGCGAGACACCAAGTACGGGATGGTTCGCACCGAGGTAATGTGTGCAAGGTGTGATGCGCATTTGGGCCATGTCTTTGAGGATGGTCCAAACCCAACAGGAAATCGATTTTGTATCAATTCCGTATCACTCAATCTGGAAAAATCACAAGCTGAACATCATTAA
- a CDS encoding PUA domain-containing protein — MKSNLISKTETAEVLKQIITQWKVELPKIKNLKIYELEEGQIIVGEGLTAIKIGENYLPFLSDAATLAKFPSVMVDMGAVKFMCNGANVMRPGIRSFGEFEAGQIVCIIEESQKKSLAVGRSLVSSKEMVDMNKGIVIENLHYISDKYWEAKKSIKD; from the coding sequence TTGAAGTCCAATCTCATATCAAAGACAGAAACTGCCGAGGTGCTAAAGCAAATCATCACACAGTGGAAGGTGGAGCTACCAAAAATAAAAAACCTCAAAATCTACGAGCTTGAAGAAGGGCAAATCATAGTCGGCGAAGGCCTGACTGCAATCAAAATTGGAGAGAACTATTTGCCATTCCTATCAGATGCTGCAACTCTGGCAAAGTTCCCAAGTGTCATGGTGGATATGGGTGCAGTCAAGTTCATGTGTAACGGTGCAAATGTCATGCGACCTGGCATTCGAAGCTTTGGCGAATTTGAAGCAGGCCAAATTGTATGCATCATAGAAGAATCTCAGAAAAAATCACTTGCAGTAGGACGATCTTTAGTATCAAGTAAAGAGATGGTAGACATGAACAAGGGAATCGTGATTGAGAATCTGCACTATATTTCAGACAAGTACTGGGAAGCTAAAAAGTCGATTAAAGACTAG
- a CDS encoding homoserine dehydrogenase, producing MRIILCGFGTVAQSLAKLLVSRSDDLYAKYGIMPRIVGAFDTHGGAVEQSGLDLNRLVEIKKKFGSIKHYDKSKKKWSGLEIIKNVDADVLIETTASNYHDAEPGMSHIITAMKRGMHVISVNKGPLAIAFPSLMELATYNQVQFRFSGTVGGGTPILDYAKNSLQGEQIVSFAGILNGTTNYILTNMSHGMSFAQALKDAKSRGYVEADESLDLDGFDAAAKLVILANWIMGMKVTMPDINRTGIRKVTSEDVKKAAKKKMAIKLIASCDKELVVAPKEIPIDDPLCVNGTLNAISFTSEHSGTQTIIGKGAGGTETASAILRDLLDIRKEILRD from the coding sequence ATGAGAATCATACTATGTGGATTTGGAACCGTTGCCCAGAGCCTGGCAAAACTTTTGGTATCAAGGTCCGATGATCTGTACGCAAAATACGGAATAATGCCAAGAATTGTCGGTGCATTTGATACCCATGGTGGAGCAGTAGAACAATCAGGCCTAGACCTAAACAGACTAGTAGAGATCAAAAAGAAATTTGGCTCTATCAAACATTACGATAAATCAAAAAAGAAATGGTCTGGCCTTGAGATAATAAAAAACGTAGATGCCGATGTCCTAATTGAGACTACTGCCAGCAACTATCATGACGCAGAGCCCGGCATGTCTCACATCATAACTGCAATGAAGCGTGGAATGCATGTCATTTCTGTGAACAAGGGACCGCTGGCAATTGCTTTTCCATCACTAATGGAGCTTGCCACATACAACCAGGTCCAGTTTAGATTTTCAGGAACCGTAGGCGGTGGAACGCCAATCCTAGATTATGCAAAGAACAGCTTGCAGGGCGAGCAGATTGTATCATTTGCTGGCATACTAAATGGTACGACAAATTACATTCTAACCAACATGTCACACGGCATGAGCTTTGCCCAAGCACTCAAAGATGCCAAGTCACGAGGATATGTTGAAGCAGACGAATCGCTAGACTTGGATGGATTTGATGCGGCTGCAAAGCTAGTCATTTTGGCAAACTGGATAATGGGGATGAAGGTTACAATGCCCGACATTAATCGAACCGGCATACGAAAGGTAACCAGTGAGGATGTCAAAAAGGCAGCCAAAAAGAAAATGGCAATCAAATTGATTGCATCCTGTGATAAGGAACTGGTTGTTGCTCCAAAGGAAATTCCAATTGATGATCCACTTTGTGTCAATGGAACGCTAAATGCAATTTCATTTACATCAGAGCATTCTGGCACACAGACCATCATAGGAAAAGGGGCTGGTGGAACTGAAACTGCCAGCGCAATATTGCGAGACTTGCTTGATATCAGAAAGGAAATCCTGCGAGATTGA
- a CDS encoding FAD-dependent thymidylate synthase yields MSEFTPEQKEKLSKHFSNSDDSVFAIITPRQVDRGALMSRYSRTDKSMRRIFLDEFLSNENRGEEFYNKVLIEYGDDSVAELGIAQIAIEGISNIAVKKIEDRRIGLSYLEKSSRYVSWGNKVNGEYKFLREKTIMQSKFADSYLQACNLDFDVYSKNIEPMLKMVREKEPIEKLKFKDSESGKEISFGNLKIESDRKSATFIYNASTKAKALDILRGLLPASTLTNVGVSGNGRAFEYLLTILLGSELGEERAIAHKIKHELDTTIQSFVRRATDKYGVAMQNYLKSLQKTSYSLSKKYHARPKHSGPLVSLVDYESESKAQDKIVSAILYESKTIPYGEILRMVKKLSKTAKSKIISDYAKLRENRRHRPPRAFEMTNYTFDVIGNFGMFRDLHRHRVLTMERQLLTTDHGFVMPKEIVELGIQSEYQNCMKNTKSVFDGMRAKMPQQAQYVVNFAYNYPFFMSMNLREATHLIELRTIPQGHIDYRQVAQKMFLAIQKKHPNISKIIKFADLKSYDLERFESEKKIEEKRKSSK; encoded by the coding sequence TTGAGTGAGTTTACTCCAGAGCAAAAAGAAAAGCTATCAAAGCATTTTTCAAACTCTGATGATTCAGTGTTTGCAATCATAACTCCGCGACAGGTAGACCGCGGAGCACTCATGTCTCGCTATTCCAGAACAGACAAAAGCATGCGCAGAATTTTTCTGGACGAGTTTTTATCAAATGAAAACCGCGGAGAAGAATTTTACAACAAAGTTTTGATCGAGTATGGTGATGATTCTGTTGCAGAACTGGGTATTGCGCAGATTGCCATTGAAGGAATATCAAACATTGCAGTAAAAAAAATTGAGGATCGCAGAATCGGGTTATCATATTTAGAGAAATCATCTCGATATGTCTCGTGGGGCAACAAGGTAAACGGAGAGTACAAGTTTTTGCGAGAAAAGACAATCATGCAATCAAAGTTTGCTGATTCATACCTACAAGCGTGTAATCTGGACTTTGATGTTTATTCTAAAAACATAGAGCCAATGCTCAAAATGGTGCGGGAAAAAGAGCCAATTGAAAAGCTAAAGTTCAAGGACTCGGAATCCGGCAAAGAGATTTCATTTGGCAATCTGAAAATTGAATCCGATAGAAAGTCTGCAACATTCATCTATAATGCATCCACAAAGGCAAAGGCACTAGACATTCTACGTGGACTGCTGCCAGCCTCGACTCTGACCAATGTTGGCGTATCAGGAAATGGGCGTGCATTTGAGTATCTTTTGACCATACTGTTAGGCTCGGAACTAGGGGAAGAGCGTGCAATTGCGCACAAAATCAAGCATGAGCTTGATACCACAATCCAGTCCTTTGTGAGACGCGCCACTGACAAGTATGGGGTAGCAATGCAAAACTATCTGAAATCACTACAAAAAACATCTTACTCATTATCAAAAAAGTATCATGCCAGACCAAAACATTCCGGACCATTGGTAAGTCTGGTTGATTATGAATCGGAATCAAAAGCTCAAGACAAGATCGTTTCTGCCATTTTGTATGAATCAAAAACAATCCCATATGGCGAGATTTTGCGTATGGTTAAAAAACTCAGCAAAACTGCAAAATCAAAAATAATATCAGACTATGCCAAGCTTCGAGAAAACAGAAGGCACCGGCCGCCAAGGGCATTTGAGATGACAAACTATACCTTTGATGTAATAGGAAACTTTGGAATGTTTCGTGATCTGCACAGACATCGAGTCCTAACAATGGAGCGACAATTACTAACCACGGATCATGGATTTGTCATGCCAAAGGAAATAGTCGAGCTTGGCATACAATCAGAATACCAAAATTGTATGAAGAACACCAAGTCAGTATTTGATGGTATGAGGGCAAAGATGCCGCAACAAGCGCAGTATGTTGTGAATTTTGCATACAACTATCCGTTCTTTATGAGCATGAATCTGCGAGAAGCAACACATCTAATCGAATTAAGAACAATACCGCAAGGCCACATTGACTACAGGCAAGTAGCTCAAAAGATGTTTTTGGCAATCCAAAAAAAGCATCCAAACATATCCAAGATAATCAAGTTTGCTGACCTCAAATCATATGATCTGGAAAGATTCGAGTCGGAAAAGAAAATAGAAGAAAAACGTAAATCATCCAAATAG
- a CDS encoding ParB/RepB/Spo0J family partition protein produces the protein MSQRYRQKIHYRVKVIPIKKIHVWDEAQARSLDREGIAELAKSIKNEGLQNPPMVQKNGKGQFLLMSGQRRLAALKRLRAKKIPVLVLTKGYDLENAKAASVIENLHRKSMNPKDMAHSCSFLAEKMGVSKGASSLGISRKTFKKYVGFAALPGPIKSMVPGTISSSVAIRLHEIVPNVKKSIKIAHRIARLDARTQNAYLKALARHPRANHTTLLRQARLLAVRQTVPVTLPKTYAKRLERISLYREEDPETLAQQIVVSWLSKRKR, from the coding sequence ATGTCTCAAAGATATCGACAAAAAATTCATTATCGCGTAAAGGTTATTCCAATCAAAAAGATTCACGTTTGGGACGAAGCTCAGGCAAGATCCCTTGATCGAGAAGGTATTGCAGAGCTGGCAAAATCAATTAAAAACGAAGGACTTCAAAACCCACCAATGGTTCAAAAAAATGGCAAGGGCCAGTTTTTGCTAATGTCTGGTCAAAGAAGACTGGCAGCTCTAAAACGCCTCAGAGCAAAAAAGATCCCCGTTCTGGTATTAACCAAAGGATACGACTTGGAAAACGCCAAAGCAGCATCAGTCATTGAAAATCTACACCGAAAAAGCATGAATCCAAAAGACATGGCTCACTCTTGTAGCTTTTTGGCAGAAAAGATGGGCGTATCAAAAGGTGCAAGCTCACTAGGAATCTCCAGAAAGACATTCAAAAAATATGTGGGATTTGCGGCATTGCCAGGACCAATCAAAAGTATGGTTCCAGGAACCATTTCTAGCAGTGTTGCAATAAGACTGCACGAAATCGTACCAAACGTCAAGAAATCAATCAAAATAGCACATCGAATAGCAAGGCTTGATGCCAGAACCCAGAATGCATACCTCAAGGCACTGGCAAGGCATCCACGCGCAAACCATACTACTCTCCTACGACAGGCACGATTACTAGCAGTCAGACAGACTGTGCCTGTCACCCTACCCAAGACGTATGCCAAGCGACTAGAGCGCATCTCGCTGTATAGAGAGGAGGACCCAGAGACATTGGCCCAGCAGATTGTAGTATCTTGGCTATCAAAGAGAAAGCGATAA
- the fen gene encoding flap endonuclease-1 yields MGLDLKGLITKEKTTLESFASKVIAIDAYNTIYQFLSIIRGPDGMLLSDSQGRVTSHLSGLFYRNINFLSLGIKPVYVFDGKSPTLKAAEVERRRQIKKEATIRYEKALAEGNMEDVRKYAQQTTSMQDGMVEDAKKLLGLFGIPYIQAPSEGEATAAHLTKTGLAYASASQDYDSILFGAKKLVRNFTNSGRRKLPSRNTYIEIEPEIIDTSKVLSDLGVTPEQLVDIGILIGTDFNPDGFERIGPKTALKMIKEHGRLEDVPQIQDKLVSIPYDEIRKIFLNPQVAEVSEIKFGEPDYIGIVKYLSDERSFSRDRAESSLNRLQKSTIKRSHTLEQWFT; encoded by the coding sequence ATGGGCTTAGACCTAAAGGGACTAATCACAAAGGAGAAGACCACATTAGAATCGTTTGCATCCAAAGTGATTGCAATTGATGCATACAATACAATTTACCAATTTCTCTCAATAATTCGCGGACCTGATGGAATGCTATTATCAGATTCTCAGGGAAGAGTAACTAGCCATCTTTCAGGATTGTTCTATAGGAACATCAATTTTTTGTCCTTGGGAATAAAACCAGTCTATGTCTTTGATGGCAAATCGCCAACACTCAAGGCAGCCGAAGTAGAGCGAAGGCGCCAGATAAAAAAAGAAGCCACCATCAGATACGAAAAAGCTTTGGCTGAGGGCAACATGGAGGATGTTCGAAAATACGCCCAGCAGACCACATCCATGCAGGATGGAATGGTAGAAGATGCAAAGAAGCTTTTGGGATTATTTGGCATACCATACATCCAGGCACCATCGGAAGGCGAGGCAACGGCAGCTCACCTTACCAAGACAGGCCTTGCATATGCCTCGGCAAGCCAAGACTATGACTCGATATTGTTTGGGGCAAAAAAGCTAGTCCGCAACTTTACAAATTCCGGCAGAAGAAAATTACCCAGCCGAAACACCTACATCGAAATCGAGCCGGAAATAATCGACACCAGCAAAGTGTTATCCGATCTTGGAGTCACGCCAGAACAGCTAGTGGACATTGGGATCTTGATTGGAACCGACTTTAATCCGGACGGGTTTGAGAGAATCGGCCCAAAGACTGCTCTAAAGATGATCAAAGAACACGGCAGACTAGAAGATGTACCACAAATTCAGGACAAGCTTGTATCCATTCCATATGATGAGATACGCAAGATCTTTTTGAATCCGCAGGTAGCCGAGGTAAGTGAGATAAAGTTTGGTGAGCCAGACTATATTGGAATAGTGAAATACCTATCAGATGAGCGAAGCTTTTCTCGTGATAGAGCCGAATCATCGTTGAATAGGCTGCAAAAAAGCACCATAAAGCGCAGCCATACCCTTGAGCAGTGGTTTACCTAA
- a CDS encoding glycosyltransferase family 2 protein, which produces MDNFRLAKCTTCKTEMRLDQKSIRYQDKWFHAYCFKQSILSKEKSPEPSKISQTLYKAVILSEQTYQTKQIQKISTPKTEEPPKPTQEPKPEPIRSKTPTSPSKLKSAQKMRPDPVLIVLAVTIFSLLFFAAYSIYTLLSVLSIGIAGIIAFYHILSRKDPHTQYQYKAKGASFYSIAILVMPFAFGVINAIDAIGAFEPFTGLEKYQILNQNTIFDSINQLDGQRSAMAIIQAIFVWSLTLSFWQTMLFVPLAIRSVTRESQLKDPQVWPKISVIVPAYNEEKVIETTIKSLLSTDYPDKEIIMVDDGSKDNTLAIASQFKDQIKVIHKENGGKASALNQGLLYVTGDIVTIVDADTIIGHSSLKHIARSMTEENVAAVAGNIKVRNKINWLTWCQSLEYLSGIQIMRRGLDYFGAITIVPGALGAFKKKKLEEAGTYHKETLVEDFDATMKVLRSGMIVNGSNKSIAYTQAPQAFADFYRQRKRWYRGNLQVLRRHSDILLNPRFGYLHKLSYPLMAIHMLVIPFASLLVWIFAAYQLILGEYLFVAYTLGLYITLQYLLSAMAIRMDGDDKKMILYSVFMVVGYKQIIDWMQIKAVIEEVLGKKAIWTSAKRVKQ; this is translated from the coding sequence TTGGATAATTTTAGGCTGGCAAAGTGTACCACATGTAAGACAGAGATGCGACTGGACCAAAAATCCATTCGATACCAAGACAAGTGGTTCCATGCATATTGCTTCAAGCAGAGCATACTCTCAAAGGAAAAATCACCAGAACCATCAAAGATAAGCCAGACCCTATACAAGGCAGTCATACTGTCTGAGCAGACCTATCAAACAAAACAGATACAAAAAATATCCACGCCCAAAACAGAGGAGCCGCCAAAACCGACTCAAGAACCAAAACCTGAACCAATTCGCTCAAAGACACCTACATCTCCATCAAAACTGAAATCTGCACAAAAAATGCGTCCAGATCCAGTCCTCATAGTTTTGGCAGTTACAATTTTCTCATTGCTCTTTTTTGCTGCATATTCAATTTACACGCTGCTCAGCGTACTATCAATTGGCATTGCAGGAATCATTGCATTTTACCATATCTTATCCAGAAAGGATCCACACACGCAATACCAGTATAAGGCAAAGGGAGCATCGTTTTACTCTATTGCCATATTGGTGATGCCATTTGCATTTGGAGTAATTAACGCAATAGATGCGATTGGTGCATTTGAGCCATTTACAGGATTGGAAAAATACCAGATTCTAAATCAAAATACGATATTTGACTCAATAAACCAACTGGATGGGCAACGTAGTGCAATGGCAATAATTCAGGCGATTTTTGTGTGGTCGCTTACTTTGTCGTTTTGGCAGACGATGCTTTTTGTGCCACTTGCAATTCGCAGCGTTACACGTGAATCACAGCTCAAGGACCCACAAGTATGGCCAAAAATCAGCGTAATCGTTCCGGCATACAATGAGGAAAAAGTAATCGAAACTACCATCAAATCCTTACTTTCTACTGATTATCCAGACAAGGAAATCATAATGGTTGATGATGGTAGCAAAGATAACACTCTGGCAATCGCATCACAATTCAAGGATCAGATCAAAGTAATCCACAAAGAAAATGGTGGCAAGGCATCTGCACTAAATCAAGGATTGTTGTATGTGACCGGTGACATAGTTACTATAGTTGATGCCGACACAATAATTGGCCATTCCTCGCTAAAGCACATTGCAAGGTCCATGACTGAAGAAAATGTAGCTGCAGTTGCAGGTAACATCAAAGTCCGCAACAAGATCAACTGGCTTACATGGTGCCAGTCTCTGGAATATCTCTCTGGCATTCAGATAATGAGGAGGGGCCTTGATTATTTTGGCGCAATCACCATAGTTCCTGGTGCGCTTGGTGCATTCAAAAAGAAAAAACTTGAGGAGGCAGGAACATACCACAAAGAAACGCTAGTGGAAGACTTTGATGCTACCATGAAGGTCTTGCGTTCTGGCATGATAGTTAATGGAAGCAACAAGTCCATAGCATACACACAAGCTCCACAAGCATTTGCCGATTTTTACAGACAACGCAAGCGCTGGTATAGGGGAAACCTACAGGTCCTAAGACGCCATTCTGATATTTTGCTCAACCCAAGATTTGGTTATCTGCACAAACTCTCATACCCATTAATGGCAATCCATATGCTTGTGATTCCATTTGCTAGCTTACTGGTGTGGATCTTTGCAGCATACCAGCTTATTCTAGGTGAGTACCTGTTTGTCGCATACACTTTGGGTCTATACATAACACTCCAGTATCTTTTATCGGCAATGGCTATACGGATGGACGGCGATGACAAAAAGATGATACTCTATTCTGTGTTCATGGTGGTTGGCTACAAGCAGATAATTGATTGGATGCAGATCAAAGCAGTGATTGAAGAAGTGCTTGGCAAAAAAGCAATATGGACTAGCGCAAAGAGGGTAAAGCAGTAA
- the acs gene encoding acetate--CoA ligase, with protein MDSYFIGLGNNDIKTRKEASIDYVKFWESQAQKLHWFELWTIPLQWNPPFAKWFVGGKLNASYNALDVQNPAKTAIFWEGENQERRTITYGELLDQTQRLANALKSLGIKAGDRITIYLPMVPELIVSVLACARIGAIHTVIFSGFSAQSIKDRVIDSQSKIIITADGGYRRGNIVKLKDMIDSAVCDLSFVQNVIVLKRAGNPISTQSRDLFWDEIMQSASNTCPAEPLDGTHPLYILYTSGTTGKPKGVLHDTGGYLTHISATFRWAFDVKDSDVYFCSADIGWVTGHSYVAYGPLICGATQVMYEGAPDYPSPARMWDLVQRYKITILYTTPTALRMFMKFGDAIPNSHDLSSLRLLGSVGEPINPEVWKWYYTTIGKSKCPIIDTWWQTETGGMMISPLPGLETIPLKPGSGAFAIPGVDLGIVDESGNPVTPDTKGYLIIRKPWPGILTTLWGDDEKYKTVYWSKYPNSYYTGDYAVQDKDGYFWLLGRADDVLKVAGHRIGTAEIESSLVSNHSISEAAVCGIPDDIKGEVIIAFLVPKDGVSVNDSLKAAIIETIRKDIGAIATPQAIYFVSKLPKTRSGKIMRRLLKAIASNEKIGDVSTLEDGAAVSEIQIAFDDLKKQIH; from the coding sequence GTGGATTCTTATTTTATCGGCCTTGGCAACAATGACATCAAAACCCGCAAAGAAGCATCAATTGATTATGTGAAATTCTGGGAGTCGCAGGCACAAAAACTGCACTGGTTTGAGCTCTGGACAATACCTCTCCAGTGGAATCCACCCTTTGCAAAATGGTTTGTTGGGGGCAAGCTCAACGCATCATACAATGCACTGGATGTGCAAAACCCAGCCAAGACTGCCATATTTTGGGAGGGGGAAAACCAAGAGCGCCGAACCATCACATATGGAGAATTATTGGACCAGACCCAAAGGCTGGCAAATGCCCTAAAGTCACTTGGAATCAAAGCCGGTGATAGAATCACAATATACCTCCCAATGGTGCCGGAGCTAATTGTATCGGTTTTGGCATGTGCAAGAATTGGGGCAATTCACACCGTGATATTTTCAGGCTTTTCGGCCCAATCCATCAAGGACAGGGTGATTGACTCTCAATCAAAGATAATCATAACTGCAGATGGTGGGTATCGACGTGGAAACATTGTCAAGCTAAAGGACATGATTGACTCTGCTGTGTGTGATTTGAGTTTTGTCCAAAATGTCATAGTACTAAAAAGAGCAGGCAATCCGATTTCCACCCAAAGTAGGGATTTATTCTGGGATGAAATAATGCAAAGCGCATCCAATACCTGTCCTGCAGAACCACTAGATGGGACTCATCCGTTGTACATTTTGTATACCTCGGGAACAACAGGAAAACCAAAAGGTGTTTTACACGATACTGGTGGATACCTAACTCATATCTCTGCGACATTTAGGTGGGCATTTGATGTCAAGGATTCCGATGTTTATTTTTGCTCAGCCGACATTGGCTGGGTCACAGGACATAGTTATGTGGCATATGGTCCTCTGATTTGTGGCGCAACTCAGGTAATGTATGAGGGTGCACCAGACTATCCAAGCCCTGCAAGAATGTGGGATTTAGTCCAACGATATAAAATCACCATACTATACACCACACCAACTGCCCTGCGAATGTTCATGAAATTTGGCGATGCAATCCCAAACTCGCATGATCTCTCATCACTGAGGCTGCTTGGAAGCGTTGGTGAGCCAATCAATCCAGAGGTCTGGAAATGGTACTACACCACAATCGGCAAATCAAAATGTCCAATCATAGATACGTGGTGGCAGACAGAAACCGGGGGCATGATGATCTCACCGCTACCAGGCCTTGAGACCATTCCCCTAAAGCCGGGCTCTGGAGCATTTGCCATACCTGGCGTGGATTTGGGCATAGTCGATGAATCTGGCAATCCAGTCACACCTGACACCAAGGGATACCTGATAATTCGTAAGCCCTGGCCTGGAATACTGACCACACTGTGGGGCGATGATGAAAAATACAAAACCGTATACTGGTCAAAATATCCCAACTCGTATTATACTGGGGATTATGCCGTTCAAGACAAGGATGGATACTTTTGGCTCTTGGGAAGAGCAGATGATGTACTAAAGGTAGCAGGACATAGAATAGGAACTGCAGAGATTGAAAGCAGTCTTGTATCAAACCATTCCATATCGGAGGCAGCCGTTTGTGGCATACCTGATGATATCAAGGGCGAAGTAATCATTGCATTTTTGGTTCCAAAGGATGGCGTATCTGTTAATGATTCACTAAAGGCAGCAATCATAGAAACAATACGTAAAGACATTGGCGCAATCGCAACACCACAGGCCATCTATTTTGTATCCAAATTACCAAAGACTAGGAGCGGCAAGATAATGAGGAGACTCTTAAAAGCAATTGCATCCAATGAGAAAATCGGCGATGTTAGTACTCTGGAAGATGGCGCCGCAGTATCTGAAATCCAGATTGCGTTTGATGATCTAAAAAAACAAATACATTAA